The DNA window TCCCTTCTCTCTGGGTGCATAGTTTGCTCTCTGTGCTGTCCTGGTTGTGCCTGAACCAAATCTGTAGAGGTCCTACTTCGGTCATTCCAAACAGACTGTGCTCGCATTTCTTCTTTCATTAGTCTGTTTATGTACCCCATCTCTGATGATGGATCGCTATCCAGACCCTGCACTGCACTTTGAATAAGCTGTATGTCTGTATTGAGATCCTGTGTATATTGTTCTGTACCATATGAGCAATCTGGACCCTCAGGGTCACAGTTGATCTCTGATACAGACGCCCACAGATGACTCTCTCGGTCATCCATGGCAAACTCAGTTTCCTGATGATCTGATCTCTCTGTGCCATGTTCACTTCCCGATGTATGTAGTGAAATAACGTCATACTCCTCCTCGTGCTCTGTCTTCACTACTAATTCTAGTCCACTACCCTTCTCCTCTCGGTGGCCAGACCTATACTGTTCATTAAGCCCCTCTACTGATTCTTTACGTGGCTGTGGTCTATTTTGATCCAGTTGGTCATCTTTAGGTGTGAACACTTTGTCTCTCATGGTCTGCTCAAATGAAGTCCTTTCACCAGCATCCTTATCAGACCCCTTGGACCCTAGGAAAGTTTTAAATGAACTGTCAGTATATGTCAAAAACAATGTAAAAGTTCAGAGAGCACTGAGCAATTGAACAAAGTCAACAACTGAAATCAATCATCTACACTAGCTACGCATAAATGTCAGTCATATTGTTAATACTTTATCTTTTTGAAGAATTTACCCTTTAGATGGACAGCAACACATTTCAGATAGGTCTACTCAAATGCACCGTTCAAGTGCTAATCTGAACTAGGAAAGTCGGAAATGTCCACCTTGCTAACTAATAGTAAACTCATCAAGTTGGAAATttccgagtttcctagttccgactagcatgtGAACATGGCATACCTGAACCAGTACCCGGGCTTGGGGATAAGCTTAATATGACGACCTTTCCTCTGACGCCCAGGATCCTTCAATTCAAACGCCGCGTTCACATCCTAGTCGGAGGTAAGAAACGCGGACATTTCCGACTGGCTGATTCGTTGAACGCGGCACGTGTATCGCTACAACAGTTAGCATGTCGGAAATGTCAGAGTTTTCTTTTTCCGACTTGCAATAGAACGCGGCAAAAGTCCCATTAACCAGCTCTGCGAACGTTATGTCAAAATAGTTAATGTACTCACCAAAATATGGAGTTTCGCAGAGCAACTAATCATTACTGCCGTTACGCACGGTATGTACTTCCAATAAAATCAATAACCTTTCGGAAAATTGTAATGCTGGTGGATCAGCCTGCGAGACAGTAGTAATGAGTGATTTTATTGGAGGTGCCGAAGGTGGTTTTGGCGCATGCGGTAAAAAACTAAATAAATTGTCTTATTTACCTTTTTTGGGAGTACATACCGTGCGTAAAGACAGTAATGACTGTAGTTGCTCTGCATAACTCCATATGTTGCTGACTACCCAACGTGTTTTTACATTATAACGTTTGTAGAGCTGGTTAATGGGTCTTTAAATTGAAGGACCCTGGGCGTCAGAAGAGTACTCGTCATATTTATCGTCTCCTCAAGCCCATGTACTGGTTCATTTTAAACACAGCTCGTTGGCACAGTTTTAGCAATATAATCCATGGATTTTATTTCTATGGGTATAGTAAACACGAGCTGGCTcaccctgctctgttctgctggAAGACAAAGAGCATGTGGAAGAACAGCCTGCTTCTCGCGCTTTGGACGTCGTCCTTTGCCGTTCGTTCTCCATAAACAATAATTTTCTTTTTAACGCTTCGATTTCATTTTCTCTTCGACACATTTCCAAGCGTAAAACAGTAAAACCATCATCGAACATTTTACTTATTTCTGCCACCGCAGCTTTTGCTAACACATCCATAACCGAGGTTAATTTGGTCTGAAAGGTAACACAATTGGTTATATTCTCCTGGAACAACATTTTATCTGACTAGTGTTATGTTTCTAATGATAATGTTCAGTCGGAAAAGACAATACAATAGCAAGCTACCAGAGACGGAAAAGGAAGCGAGACACCCCACTcgctgtttttttccccccctgttTCCATGGAAGTCAGACCCAGTTGCTATTGCATTAGTGTCTATGGGAGACACACTCAGTTAGGTATACTTTTTGTTGGGAAGGTAAACTGCCTGAGTTAACTGTTAACCACTTTTGCTAATTACCACCGATGGGTCTTTACTTCCGCGACAACAAAGGATGGGGGAAGCGCGTGGTCATATGATCGTTAGAGTCCTACGGTGTCCGTAGAGGACATAAACAGACCGCGAGCTCACCTGTCTTTTCTGTAGCCATATACATGGCACAGGCACATAATACTGTGTCTTGCTGCTCTGGACACCGACCACGCatcaatgaacacacacacacatgtgtatatatatatatatatatatactgctcgaaaaaataaagggaacactaaaataacacatcctagatctga is part of the Salmo trutta chromosome 31, fSalTru1.1, whole genome shotgun sequence genome and encodes:
- the LOC115169515 gene encoding zinc finger protein 24 isoform X2 → MLFQENITNCVTFQTKLTSVMDVLAKAAVAEISKMFDDGFTVLRLEMCRRENEIEALKRKLLFMENERQRTTSKAREAGCSSTCSLSSSRTEQGSKGSDKDAGERTSFEQTMRDKVFTPKDDQLDQNRPQPRKESVEGLNEQYRSGHREEKGSGLELVVKTEHEEEYDVISLHTSGSEHGTERSDHQETEFAMDDRESHLWASVSEINCDPEGPDCSYGTEQYTQDLNTDIQLIQSAVQGLDSDPSSEMGYINRLMKEEMRAQSVWNDRSRTSTDLVQAQPGQHREQTMHPERREDGTTTRVPSDKQTRTNEGAAYSNIWLNNVFSFAPNGFNSPKVAPQGTPAGEKRFVCTYCGKSFDWVSHLEMHQRIHTGEKPYNCVTCGRCFAQQSNLRTHQRVHRGLRTKQTVY